Proteins encoded by one window of Serratia nevei:
- a CDS encoding phage holin family protein, with translation MASEIILIVNAVACTAIALRLMTFRRAGGTHRPLAAWAAYFLIIAAASVPIRILTGEYVCADWSETFINIAFCVTVLAARGNVMHLAKPFLR, from the coding sequence ATGGCCAGTGAAATTATCTTGATTGTGAATGCGGTGGCCTGCACGGCTATCGCGTTGCGTCTGATGACATTTCGCAGGGCTGGTGGCACTCATCGGCCATTAGCCGCATGGGCGGCTTATTTCCTCATTATCGCGGCGGCGTCCGTACCAATCCGCATCCTGACCGGTGAGTACGTTTGCGCAGATTGGTCGGAGACATTCATCAATATCGCGTTTTGCGTCACGGTGCTGGCGGCACGCGGCAATGTCATGCACCTGGCTAAACCTTTCTTGAGATAG
- a CDS encoding putative holin: MSEPVTSTAAGTYMIGGITIAGLVAGADTGVIIGAFAGAVIYVLSAADLSIWHRLASFLASFMIGTLAAGFVTDAINYLTPDAIHAERPLGAVVAAAVAVRIFMYISKQSENPGQWFKRLRGGSGDGQ, encoded by the coding sequence ATGTCCGAACCGGTAACCAGTACCGCCGCAGGGACTTACATGATTGGCGGTATCACTATTGCTGGGCTGGTGGCGGGAGCAGATACGGGCGTAATCATCGGTGCTTTCGCTGGTGCTGTGATTTATGTCCTGTCGGCAGCTGATCTTTCAATCTGGCATCGTCTGGCGTCGTTCCTGGCATCGTTCATGATTGGCACGCTGGCGGCTGGGTTCGTCACTGACGCCATCAACTACCTGACCCCGGATGCTATTCACGCTGAAAGGCCGCTGGGTGCTGTAGTTGCTGCTGCTGTGGCGGTTCGCATCTTCATGTACATCAGCAAGCAGTCGGAAAATCCGGGGCAGTGGTTTAAGCGGCTGCGGGGAGGTAGTGGTGATGGCCAGTGA